One Pullulanibacillus sp. KACC 23026 DNA segment encodes these proteins:
- a CDS encoding spore germination protein GerPE: MPRLSMVDDLLLTNIASSSALQIGDSHDAQLTSHALAVQKEYPNFQGHEGDLRPYRIFTQEIFRPIGHIPVQVNTQNIVPLIKVDHMRIIAIAASSMIHIGSINSIETESRIKHFRSFSTVPEGYRERPELTIYTN, from the coding sequence ATGCCGCGCCTATCAATGGTTGATGATCTTTTATTGACGAATATTGCCTCGTCTTCTGCCCTGCAAATTGGTGATAGCCATGATGCTCAACTAACCAGTCATGCCCTTGCTGTCCAAAAGGAATACCCTAACTTCCAAGGACATGAAGGTGATCTCAGACCCTACAGAATTTTTACTCAAGAAATTTTTCGTCCAATTGGGCACATTCCAGTACAAGTAAATACCCAAAACATTGTTCCATTGATCAAAGTGGATCACATGCGAATCATTGCTATTGCCGCTTCTTCTATGATTCATATAGGTTCGATCAATTCAATTGAAACTGAATCCCGGATTAAACATTTCCGATCGTTTAGTACCGTTCCAGAAGGTTACCGTGAACGGCCAGAACTTACGATCTATACCAATTAA
- a CDS encoding spore germination protein, translating into MPALVGPIKITAVSSAAQVNFGDALNIAPKSTSKSYVGSGSFGTGDLHCTIDLLSNTNTLDPDLIDGAIAQNN; encoded by the coding sequence GTGCCTGCTCTTGTAGGACCGATTAAGATTACCGCAGTTTCTAGCGCTGCCCAAGTCAACTTTGGAGATGCCCTTAATATCGCTCCAAAATCCACTTCCAAATCGTATGTAGGGTCAGGCTCATTTGGTACAGGCGACCTTCATTGTACTATTGATCTATTAAGCAATACGAATACCTTAGATCCAGACTTAATAGATGGAGCAATTGCACAAAATAACTAG
- a CDS encoding spore germination protein GerPB: MDLYVTQTIIIHKLSIGTANNSSVIQIGTAGAINALSNVYNTGGFKGPGPALGNPPQALPPSSLEAPILVPLTSR, from the coding sequence ATGGACCTCTATGTCACCCAAACCATTATTATCCATAAACTATCTATTGGGACGGCAAACAACTCCTCAGTCATCCAGATCGGGACAGCCGGAGCCATCAATGCGCTTTCCAATGTCTATAATACAGGGGGATTTAAAGGACCCGGTCCAGCCTTAGGAAACCCTCCTCAGGCACTGCCCCCCTCTTCACTTGAAGCCCCCATTTTAGTACCGCTTACTTCCCGCTAA
- a CDS encoding carboxylesterase/lipase family protein, with translation MSDTIVKTIYGQVEGEALSQGYVWRGIPYARAPIGSRRFKRPEPPESWNGVREATEFGPIPHQQQNEIMAFLGNSVENMSEDCLYLNVWSPAADNRKRPVLVWIHGGAFVTGSGSSFAYDGASFIKNGDVVVVTLNYRLGALGFLHLAELGGEEYATSGNNGLFDQIAALKWIRANIEFFGGDPDRVTVFGESAGAMSIGALLTMPEAKGLFQQAILESGAAHNVVTVEKANEMTNLFLKTLNIEEHCLSLLIDMPVEKLIEASAQLPSMRLVPVVDGISIPIHPEQAIAEGGAKDINVLIGTNKDEFTLFTAFDPRFKAPTEETVATMFEELMGKHLWKKLAPFITAAQPLTPDLLVQFMTFSVFTGPALKLAEDQVKNGGNVWMYRFDWETDVQDGLLKSCHALELPFVWNTVANPLTERLTGDGPERQALANQIQQAWIAFARSGDPNHQDLPLWEPYDLETRPTLIFNVESKLVQDPDRQSRLLSKQMTTLLGN, from the coding sequence ATGTCTGATACAATTGTAAAAACAATTTATGGACAAGTTGAAGGTGAAGCTTTATCGCAAGGCTATGTTTGGAGGGGCATTCCCTATGCGAGGGCCCCTATTGGTTCACGGCGGTTCAAGCGGCCAGAACCACCCGAAAGCTGGAATGGCGTAAGAGAGGCAACCGAATTTGGCCCGATCCCTCATCAGCAGCAAAACGAGATCATGGCCTTTCTTGGCAATTCAGTTGAGAACATGAGTGAGGATTGTCTGTACTTAAATGTCTGGTCACCTGCTGCAGACAATCGCAAGCGGCCTGTCTTAGTATGGATCCACGGTGGAGCCTTCGTCACAGGTTCTGGATCTAGCTTTGCCTATGACGGAGCCTCTTTTATTAAAAATGGCGATGTTGTGGTCGTGACACTCAATTACCGTTTAGGCGCTCTTGGCTTCCTTCATCTTGCAGAGCTTGGCGGTGAGGAATATGCCACATCCGGGAACAATGGCTTATTCGATCAAATCGCGGCATTAAAATGGATCCGGGCTAACATTGAATTCTTTGGCGGTGATCCGGATCGCGTTACAGTCTTTGGTGAATCGGCAGGTGCCATGAGCATTGGCGCCCTTTTGACGATGCCAGAAGCAAAGGGTTTGTTCCAGCAGGCGATATTGGAAAGCGGTGCCGCCCATAATGTAGTGACGGTCGAGAAAGCAAACGAAATGACAAATTTATTTTTGAAAACGCTTAATATCGAGGAGCACTGCCTTTCACTGCTTATCGACATGCCTGTGGAAAAACTTATCGAAGCCTCGGCTCAATTACCCTCTATGCGGTTAGTTCCTGTAGTAGACGGTATCAGTATTCCTATCCACCCAGAACAAGCCATCGCGGAGGGGGGCGCAAAGGATATTAATGTACTAATCGGAACAAACAAAGATGAATTCACCTTATTTACTGCTTTTGATCCACGATTTAAAGCGCCAACTGAAGAAACGGTCGCAACGATGTTTGAGGAGTTGATGGGTAAACATCTATGGAAGAAACTTGCCCCTTTTATTACTGCTGCTCAGCCCCTTACACCTGATTTACTTGTTCAATTTATGACCTTTTCCGTATTTACAGGACCGGCTCTGAAGCTTGCTGAAGACCAAGTGAAAAATGGCGGCAATGTCTGGATGTACCGATTCGATTGGGAGACTGATGTTCAAGATGGGCTCCTCAAATCCTGCCACGCCCTTGAACTCCCCTTTGTTTGGAATACGGTCGCAAACCCTCTAACCGAACGCTTAACTGGGGACGGACCAGAACGGCAAGCCCTTGCTAATCAAATCCAGCAAGCCTGGATTGCCTTCGCCCGTTCAGGTGACCCTAACCATCAAGACCTTCCTCTTTGGGAACCCTATGATCTCGAAACACGTCCTACTCTTATATTCAATGTTGAAAGCAAGCTCGTCCAAGACCCTGACCGCCAAAGCCGCCTTTTATCCAAACAAATGACAACCCTACTTGGAAACTGA
- a CDS encoding aminotransferase class I/II-fold pyridoxal phosphate-dependent enzyme — MTEAISLAEAFRKAPYKLAGHGPRTVEVLKKALHEVDGELESDIYGKASIIEPFQEKMASFLGKEAAVFFPSGTMAQQIALRIWCDEKENSRVAYHPLCHLEIHEEGGLKELHHIQPILLADKDRVIELEDVTRLNEEIACLLLELPQREIGGQLPSYETLEAISAYCKEEGIRLHLDGARLFEILPYYKKTAAEVCALFDSVYVSFYKGIGGIAGAILAGNKAFTEQSKVWKRRHGGDLISLYPYILSSDYYFDLRVGKMAQYYEEAKELAALYNRCEKVETLPKEPVSNMFHVHFYKSKDIVEPILIDIYQETGVGLTGYIKEVNDEECSYEISIGDLYETVPKAELEDAFKLLGEKLKAV, encoded by the coding sequence ATGACGGAAGCAATCTCTTTAGCAGAAGCATTTAGAAAGGCCCCTTATAAACTAGCAGGCCATGGACCAAGAACGGTAGAGGTGTTGAAAAAAGCCTTGCACGAGGTAGATGGAGAGCTAGAAAGTGATATTTATGGAAAGGCTTCGATCATTGAACCTTTTCAAGAAAAGATGGCTTCGTTTCTTGGAAAAGAGGCAGCCGTATTTTTTCCTAGCGGTACAATGGCGCAACAAATCGCTTTGCGAATTTGGTGTGATGAGAAAGAGAATTCACGGGTCGCTTATCACCCTCTCTGCCATTTAGAGATTCATGAAGAGGGCGGATTAAAAGAACTTCACCATATTCAACCCATTTTACTAGCGGATAAGGACCGCGTGATTGAACTGGAAGACGTGACCCGTTTAAATGAAGAGATTGCCTGCCTTTTGCTTGAATTGCCGCAGCGTGAGATTGGCGGTCAACTCCCAAGCTATGAAACTTTGGAAGCTATTTCGGCTTATTGTAAGGAAGAAGGAATCCGTCTTCATTTGGATGGAGCGAGGCTTTTTGAAATTCTCCCTTACTATAAAAAGACGGCAGCAGAGGTTTGCGCTCTATTTGATAGCGTCTATGTTTCTTTTTATAAAGGAATTGGCGGGATTGCGGGGGCCATACTTGCAGGAAATAAGGCATTCACAGAGCAATCAAAGGTCTGGAAACGCCGACACGGCGGTGATTTGATCAGCCTGTATCCGTATATTCTCTCGTCGGATTACTACTTCGATCTTAGAGTTGGGAAGATGGCACAATACTATGAAGAAGCCAAGGAACTTGCTGCGCTTTATAATCGCTGTGAGAAGGTAGAGACGCTTCCGAAAGAACCCGTTTCTAATATGTTCCATGTCCATTTTTATAAATCAAAGGACATTGTTGAGCCGATTTTGATTGACATTTATCAGGAAACCGGGGTTGGGCTTACCGGTTATATAAAAGAAGTAAACGATGAGGAATGCTCGTATGAAATTAGTATAGGGGACCTCTATGAGACCGTTCCTAAAGCGGAGCTAGAAGACGCCTTTAAATTGCTGGGTGAAAAATTAAAAGCCGTTTAA
- a CDS encoding IscS subfamily cysteine desulfurase — translation MIYLDYAATTPISDEALDVYVKVSKKFFGNTMSLHDIGTEANDLLEHCRRQLATTINGETEGLVFTSGGSESNLLAIYGHAMACKEKGNHILVAEGAHGSVKSALGQLEQQGFLVERVSPDGNGHVGIEQLAPLLKEETCLVITSHVNGEFGFIEPIKELGAFLDDKGVRFHVDAVQGFGKLPIDVKKSRLSSISFSSHKIYGPKGVGGLYIDPSLSFVPLLPFGTHENGRRQGTVNLPGIAAFTEAAIRAMADREKNYQTVLDIKRYMINEMRERDLPIVIESPLEETSPYILAMRVPGTEGQFVMLEANRKGVAISTGSACSVHQQKPSSILMSMGRSVDEAREVVRFSFGNRSTKEHINQAIEVLASLS, via the coding sequence ATGATTTATTTAGACTATGCGGCAACGACACCCATTTCAGATGAGGCTCTAGATGTCTATGTGAAAGTGTCAAAAAAATTTTTCGGAAATACGATGAGTCTTCATGATATTGGAACGGAGGCTAATGATTTATTGGAACATTGCAGGAGGCAGCTAGCGACAACAATCAATGGAGAGACTGAAGGGCTAGTCTTTACTAGCGGCGGTTCGGAGAGCAATTTGCTGGCAATTTACGGTCACGCTATGGCTTGTAAAGAAAAAGGGAATCATATTTTAGTGGCAGAAGGGGCACATGGATCTGTAAAAAGCGCACTAGGCCAACTTGAGCAGCAAGGTTTCCTTGTCGAGCGTGTGTCGCCTGATGGAAATGGACATGTTGGCATTGAACAATTAGCGCCATTATTGAAAGAGGAGACGTGTTTAGTTATCACTTCCCATGTGAACGGGGAGTTTGGTTTTATTGAGCCGATTAAGGAATTAGGGGCCTTTTTAGATGATAAGGGGGTTCGTTTTCATGTGGATGCGGTGCAAGGCTTCGGAAAGCTACCAATTGATGTAAAAAAATCTCGGTTATCAAGTATCTCGTTTTCAAGTCATAAAATCTATGGGCCTAAAGGAGTGGGCGGGCTCTATATCGACCCATCCTTATCGTTTGTTCCCCTGTTACCGTTTGGGACGCACGAAAACGGCAGGAGGCAAGGGACGGTTAATCTTCCGGGAATTGCAGCGTTTACGGAGGCGGCGATCCGGGCTATGGCCGATCGGGAAAAAAACTACCAAACTGTGCTTGATATCAAACGCTATATGATAAACGAAATGAGAGAGAGAGACTTACCGATTGTGATTGAAAGCCCACTTGAGGAGACGAGTCCCTATATTTTGGCCATGAGGGTACCGGGGACAGAAGGACAATTTGTGATGCTTGAGGCTAATCGAAAAGGTGTTGCGATCTCAACAGGCTCAGCCTGCAGTGTCCATCAGCAGAAACCCTCATCGATTCTCATGTCTATGGGAAGAAGTGTGGATGAAGCGCGGGAGGTGGTCCGCTTCTCATTTGGAAATCGGTCAACCAAAGAACATATTAATCAAGCCATTGAGGTGCTCGCTTCCCTATCATAA
- the nadB gene encoding L-aspartate oxidase, which yields MKAIYADTLIIGSGLAGLMTAHTLSSDQHVILLTKGSWKSCNSYLAQGGLACVTHPEDSWLDHTNDTLIAGNYHNEETRVQALTKEGPSIFQKLLELGVPFDRSPNGEISRTREGGHHFSRIVHAGGDATGKVIMETLWSKLPPHIKVHQATQAVQLVVEEGICKGVWARDPEDQLVLYLAAHVILATGGIGQLYQPTTNAITITGDGIAMAYHAGAHCTDMEFIQFHPTLLNTDQISGALISEAVRGEGAVLVTKQGERLMQGIHPLMDLAPRDIVARTIYSRQLLGETIYLDIRPVHHFEERFPTITAICRRAGVDLEKGLIPISSGAHFIMGGIKTDDIGRTSLAHLYAIGETACSGVHGANRLASNSLLEAAGYALRLSKYLNQIDKQIPTLDPAKLEPAHDLIDSDTFLPSKLEIQAQVTEYLGILRESSNLQKMKAWLAPYIKSFPRISPRELTKAQNERFNMITVAWLMTLSMLERTESRGAHFRVDYPLENTQWLRKRLTRERGIIEHV from the coding sequence ATGAAGGCAATTTATGCCGATACACTCATAATTGGCAGCGGTCTAGCCGGTCTCATGACTGCCCATACACTTTCTTCCGACCAACATGTGATACTTCTCACAAAGGGCAGCTGGAAGAGCTGTAATTCTTACTTAGCTCAAGGCGGGCTTGCCTGTGTCACGCACCCGGAAGATTCTTGGCTTGATCATACAAACGATACGTTAATTGCCGGTAATTATCATAATGAAGAAACAAGAGTCCAAGCGTTAACCAAAGAAGGTCCCTCTATTTTTCAAAAATTGCTTGAGCTCGGTGTTCCTTTTGACCGATCTCCTAATGGTGAGATTTCGCGAACTCGTGAAGGCGGTCATCACTTCTCGCGCATTGTTCATGCTGGCGGTGATGCAACAGGAAAAGTCATTATGGAGACATTATGGTCAAAGCTTCCACCACATATTAAGGTTCACCAAGCTACCCAGGCTGTTCAATTAGTCGTCGAAGAAGGAATCTGCAAAGGGGTCTGGGCGCGGGATCCCGAAGATCAGCTCGTTCTCTACCTTGCCGCCCATGTCATTCTGGCAACAGGCGGGATTGGTCAGCTGTACCAACCCACTACAAATGCGATTACCATTACCGGCGATGGCATTGCAATGGCCTATCATGCAGGTGCTCATTGTACAGATATGGAGTTTATTCAATTCCACCCTACGCTGCTTAATACCGATCAAATAAGCGGAGCTCTAATTTCAGAAGCCGTTCGCGGTGAAGGCGCCGTCTTGGTAACGAAGCAAGGCGAGCGGCTTATGCAAGGCATCCATCCGCTCATGGACTTAGCGCCTCGTGATATCGTTGCTAGAACCATCTACTCAAGACAACTTTTAGGGGAAACTATCTATCTAGATATTCGTCCTGTTCACCATTTTGAAGAACGCTTCCCGACCATTACGGCCATTTGTCGCCGGGCCGGTGTGGACCTCGAGAAAGGATTGATCCCAATCAGTTCTGGAGCCCATTTTATCATGGGCGGGATTAAGACAGATGACATCGGCCGAACCAGCCTTGCTCATCTCTATGCGATCGGGGAAACAGCCTGTTCGGGCGTGCATGGAGCTAATCGCCTTGCGAGCAACTCCTTGCTTGAAGCGGCCGGATATGCTTTAAGACTATCCAAGTATCTTAACCAAATAGATAAGCAGATTCCTACTCTGGATCCTGCGAAACTAGAACCTGCCCATGATCTTATTGATAGTGATACCTTCTTGCCGTCAAAACTTGAGATTCAAGCCCAAGTTACAGAGTATCTCGGCATACTCAGGGAATCCTCTAATTTGCAAAAAATGAAGGCGTGGCTTGCTCCCTATATTAAAAGCTTTCCTAGAATTTCTCCACGGGAGCTCACAAAAGCACAAAATGAACGCTTTAATATGATCACCGTCGCTTGGCTAATGACCCTTTCAATGCTTGAACGCACAGAAAGTAGAGGCGCCCATTTTCGAGTGGACTATCCACTTGAAAACACGCAATGGCTTAGAAAACGATTAACAAGGGAGCGTGGCATCATTGAACACGTTTAA
- the nadC gene encoding carboxylating nicotinate-nucleotide diphosphorylase, with amino-acid sequence MNTFKLGELLNQFFIEDIGDGDLTSTSIFSKDEQAEGLFTAKADGTFSGLDVLLQGYDLADSTIKVESLVQDGDQISKGQNLLRVHGPVVELLSRERVILNLVQRMSGIATQTHQAVSLLNSDHTKICDTRKTVPGLRMLDKYAVLCGGGANHRFGLYDGVMIKDNHIEHMGGILPAVKKVREKCGHMVKIEVETETREQVLEAIEAAVDVIMFDNRTPDEIREFAKLVPPHIVTEASGGITLNTLPSYSNTGVDLISLGFLTHSVKALDISFNLL; translated from the coding sequence TTGAACACGTTTAAACTGGGTGAACTTCTTAACCAATTTTTTATTGAAGATATCGGGGATGGCGATCTTACAAGTACCTCGATATTCTCCAAGGATGAACAAGCTGAGGGCCTCTTTACCGCAAAAGCTGATGGGACATTTTCAGGGTTAGATGTCCTTTTGCAGGGCTATGACTTGGCGGATTCCACGATTAAGGTGGAGTCACTCGTTCAAGATGGTGACCAAATTTCAAAGGGGCAGAATCTTCTTAGAGTTCACGGACCCGTTGTCGAACTTCTAAGCCGTGAGCGCGTCATCCTTAATCTGGTTCAACGAATGAGCGGAATTGCCACTCAGACTCATCAGGCTGTCAGTCTATTAAACTCTGACCATACCAAAATTTGCGATACAAGAAAAACCGTTCCCGGCCTTCGGATGCTTGATAAATATGCGGTACTGTGCGGAGGTGGAGCCAATCACCGGTTTGGCTTATATGACGGCGTCATGATTAAAGACAATCACATAGAGCATATGGGCGGCATTCTTCCGGCCGTCAAGAAAGTGCGAGAAAAATGCGGTCATATGGTCAAAATTGAAGTGGAGACTGAGACACGCGAGCAGGTGCTTGAAGCGATCGAGGCAGCAGTAGATGTCATCATGTTTGACAATCGGACACCGGACGAAATTCGTGAATTTGCAAAACTCGTTCCTCCACATATCGTAACTGAGGCTTCCGGCGGCATCACTTTAAATACCTTACCTTCTTATTCGAATACAGGTGTTGATCTCATATCCCTCGGATTCTTGACCCACTCTGTCAAAGCACTCGATATCAGCTTCAATCTTTTATAA
- the nadA gene encoding quinolinate synthase NadA — protein MSLLETFKQPNQLPDHIMSLSEEAMAKRVRAIKQQLGARLFIPGHHYQKDEVIQFADATGDSLQLAQISAAAKEAEYIVFCGVHFMAETADTLTSANQTVILPDMRAGCSMADMANIRQLEQAWERLQAVYGDTIIPITYVNSTAAIKAFCGRHGGATVTSSNAEKMLRWAFAQKERVLFLPDQHLGRNTAADMGIPLEQMVVWNPIAGRFEGGGAEQLEACKMILWKGHCSVHEKFTVDNIRDWREKDPNIQILVHPECSHEVVSMSDISGSTQKIIKTIDEAPDGSHWAIGTEMNLVNRLKQDYPTKQIDSLNPHMCPCLTMNRIDLPHLLWSLEQIASGTPANIITVPDEIKKDAKLAIERMFEHV, from the coding sequence GTGAGCCTACTTGAAACTTTTAAGCAGCCGAACCAGCTGCCTGACCACATTATGTCCCTGTCCGAAGAGGCAATGGCGAAACGCGTCCGGGCTATTAAGCAACAACTAGGAGCTCGTCTTTTTATTCCAGGTCATCATTATCAAAAAGATGAAGTGATCCAGTTTGCTGATGCGACCGGGGATTCGTTGCAGCTTGCTCAAATCTCTGCTGCAGCAAAGGAAGCCGAATACATCGTTTTCTGCGGCGTCCACTTTATGGCGGAAACGGCTGATACGCTGACGTCAGCTAATCAAACGGTGATTTTACCCGACATGCGTGCCGGCTGCTCGATGGCAGATATGGCTAATATCCGTCAGCTTGAGCAAGCATGGGAGAGACTGCAGGCGGTCTATGGTGACACGATTATTCCGATCACCTATGTCAATTCGACAGCCGCCATCAAAGCCTTCTGTGGCCGCCATGGCGGTGCTACGGTCACTTCTTCAAACGCTGAAAAAATGCTGCGCTGGGCATTTGCGCAAAAAGAACGCGTGTTATTTTTACCGGATCAACATTTGGGGCGCAACACCGCAGCCGACATGGGCATCCCTTTAGAGCAAATGGTTGTCTGGAATCCGATCGCTGGTCGCTTTGAAGGTGGTGGGGCCGAACAGCTTGAGGCCTGTAAAATGATTTTATGGAAAGGCCATTGCTCTGTCCATGAGAAGTTTACCGTAGACAATATTCGTGACTGGCGAGAGAAGGATCCTAATATTCAAATCCTAGTCCACCCTGAATGTTCGCACGAAGTGGTCTCAATGTCTGATATTTCTGGGTCCACACAAAAAATAATTAAGACAATCGATGAAGCACCGGACGGCAGCCATTGGGCTATTGGCACCGAGATGAATCTTGTCAATCGCTTGAAGCAAGATTACCCAACCAAGCAGATCGACTCCCTCAATCCGCACATGTGCCCATGCCTGACCATGAATCGCATTGACTTGCCTCACTTATTGTGGTCACTCGAACAAATTGCCTCAGGGACTCCCGCTAACATCATTACCGTCCCTGACGAAATCAAAAAAGACGCCAAACTTGCGATCGAGCGCATGTTTGAGCATGTATAA